ATCCGCACGGTATCAAGGTACGGCTGACCGACGGCCAGGTCGGCCGGGTGCAGCGAATTTTCCTGCGTGACGATTTGAAGCCGTGATGAGCATGGGAGCGCTGCATTGGAAAAGGCGACCGTCCCGGCCGCCTTGTATGTTACAGGTTTTCAGTTGAGAAACGTTGCTAGCCCTACCTCTCAAGCAACCATGCGGCTCCTCGGCCGCGCCTGATGAATCTAAACCTAAGCCGAGAACAACTTACCATTTGCAACGCAACGAACTTGCTTTGGTGCTCCGCACAACCTGCCAACTAGTCTACTATACCACAATCCGGGCAACCGGTAAATCCCCTGACACTTGGCGCGAAGCGCCTCATCCACGGTGGTCGATCACGCCGGTTGCCCCGCGGCCGGTTGACGCAGGACAAAAGTCCTACGGTACGCGGGATGGAGGTCCCATGCCCTTCCCCAACACACGCGGTATATTGTGAGTAACCCTTTTACCCCTTTGATGGCGCTCCACACCTTGTGGATGCGTTTTTCTTTTGTCCAAAGCCAGTGCGGTACGCCGTGTGGACAGACACCGCATGATGGCACAGAACGACAAACGACAGACGGGGCCGCCTGTCGTTCGCCGTGGGTTCTAGCATGCTGCTATAGCAGTACTGTAGTCCCGGATTATTGAAATTTCATTGAACGGTTCTCGCGAATGGGGACTCTCGCCGGGACGGCGAAACCTGCACGGCGAACCCCCGGACAGGAGGTTACTTGAGCCGCTTAATCGTGGGCCGCTCATGGGTGGGCGTCGGCGGGGGCGGCGCCATATCGTGTGCGGCAGCGGCAAGCACGCGCTGACAGTCTTCGGCCGACACAGACGAATCCCAGATGACATCGAAGTGTCCATCCTCATAGACAATCACATTGACGACAAAACGGACTTCACTCATCCACATCCACTCCTTAACACAGTCCAGCGGGTGAGCAGAGACGGACAAGCCACTCGCTGTGTACGTTCCATTGTACGCCAAGGCCGTCAAAATTCCTCACGCTGCCTCCTGGCGACAGGCACCTGTGCGCCATTCGCTTGGGCAAGTACCAAGGGGGAGGGTCGGGATTGACCCGTTCGACGTCATTCGAGGGTGTTTGTGATAAGAATTCGACAATTTTATGATATTTCCATTATAATTCGATGAGATTCTGCCTTTCTAGCAACGTTGTCATGTAATCTAGTAAATGAAGGAACGTTGCTTGCGTGACCACCAACATAACGGGTGCAAGTTTATCCGTTTCCTTTTCATCCCATCCTCCTAGATTTTACAGCCTTCATGCTCGTTCGATGAATCAAGTCGTTCAAGCATCGTCGTGAGGTCGTCCTCTTTGTCGTTCACAAAATCGGGGAGTTTCCTCCTTGGTACTCATGGGGGTTGAAGGGTCCATCAGACTAAAGGAGGCACGTATAACATGCAGAAGCGGACTCTTGCGACATGTTCACTTGCGGTTGCGATGGTGGTGCTGGTCGGTGAACCTGCCATCCGCCCAGCATCGGTATTCGCTGCCACCGAGACGATCCTCCAGCGGGGGTCCACCGGTGCGGCAGTGACTCAGCTGCAACAGGATTTGAACCAATTGGGCTTTTCATGCGGGACGCCGGACGGCGTGTTCGGGCCGCAAACCTTGGCAGCCGTGAAATCCTTTCAGAAGGCATATCACTTGACGGTTGACGGCCAGGTGGGGCCCTCCACAGAAGCCGCCTTGACAAAGGCGCTTGGCAGCGGCAGCTCTTCCTCGACGACCTCGAACCCGAGCACGTCCAGGTCAGGCGCCGGAGAAAGCTGGTCAACGCGGGAGCTGGAAGTGAATGGAACCGTTCCCGCCGGTTATGCCAAGGTCCCTGGGTTCACCTACGAAAATACATACTGGATCTCCATTTATGACGTGCAGCAGTTTCTGAAACAACTGGGTGTGAGTGCCCAGTGGAAGGTCGACACCCTGTATTTGACCAATGTCAGCGGGTTTGATGCCTCGAAGCTGCCGACGAACGTACAAGGCGATGGGTACATCAACGTCAACGGTAAAAACGTGATGCGCATCCCGCGGATCGCTGCCGTGCCTCCGAATGGCACGGTGACGACGTCGTTTACGGAAGTGTATTTGATGGAGAAGGTTCTCGACGCGCTTGGATTCTCGAACACGTACGACGGTTCCAAGGGGTATTGGAACGTTGATCCAGCGTCCGGCAGCACGCCAAACGGTGGTTCAGGCAGCACGCCAAACGGTGGTTCGAGCACAGGCCCAGTCTATCCTGGCACCATCCTCCAATATGGTTCGACAGGCGTTGCGGTGGAAGAAATCCAAACCCAACTGAACAAACTGGGATACAACTGCGGTACGCCAGATGGTGACTTTGGGACCAATACGGAAAACGCGGTCAAGGCGTTTCAGGCAGACCAGAACCTGACAGTGGACGGGCAGGTTGGGCCGCAGACGTGGCAGGCCCTGTTCGGTGAAAGCAGCCAAACGTCTTCACCGGGATCGTTCACGAATGTCGATTTGCGATTTCCGGCACCGAACGACATCACGGCCAGCAGCTTGAATCAGTTCCTGCGGTACAACGCTTTCGGAACGCTCGTTGGGTCTCCCATGTATGGGCTGGGTGAGTCATTCATTCTGGCGCAAAATACGTACGGGGTGGATGCAACGTACCTGGTTGCGCATGCCATTGAGGAGAGTGCCAACGGGACCAGCAGCATCGCGCTGGCGGACAATAACTTGTTCGGATACGGGGCGTATGATTCAGATCCCGGCGATGACGCCGGGCTTTTCCCCAGCGAGGATTACGCGATTCGGTTCCAGGCGTGGGAGGTCAGGAACAATTACTTGAACCCGGGCAGCAGCCACTATGGCGGAGCGCCGACCTTGACGGGGATGAACAAGCAGTATGCGACCGACCAGGCCTGGTCGAGCAACATTAGCTCGCTGATGGGAGAGGTGGCCGCTTCCGTGGGGGACACCTCAGCGGCCTATGTTGCCTATCAATCAAGCAATAACGCGCCGCAGCCGTCCAGTACGGCGGAACCGGTGTACTACTTGAACGGTGCGCAAGGCAAGGCCTCGTCCGACCCGTACTACAAAGGCGTGCCGTATTACAGCACCATGTCACCCGGCAACATGTTCTTTGGTTCTCTGCAGTCTGGCAGTGAAGGCGGCGCCGTGGAACAAATTCAGCGCTTCCTCAACACCAGGATGAATGCCGGATTGACAGTGGATGGGGACTTTGGCCCGCAGACGAAGAGTGCCGTCGAGGCTTTCCAAAAGAGTATCGGGGTGACTGCGAACGGGGTTTGGAGCGCCAGCATGTGGGAGACATACATCGAGCCTTCCGACTCGACGCCCACCCTCCCGGTCGGCAAGACGGTCACCGTGGATGAGATTGAGCAGGGAATGGCGAACGGTTACGTCATGCCCTGGTACCATGTGAAGGGCTACGGCTGGGTGGACTCCCAGTACCTGCCGTTGACCAACGCGTATCGACTTGAGGTTTCAAATCGGACAAGCATCAACACGTCCATCCCGGTGTACAACAGCGCGGGTGCGCAAATTGCGACCCTGCACGATGGGGACATCGTCGTGGTCAACTCGACGCAGCCAGTCAACGGCAAGGTGCAGATTCTGTTTGCTGCCCAAACGCCGGCGTCGACCTATTATGGCAGCGCCGCGCAAGGTACCCTGTTGACTGGGTATGTCAGCACCAGTAACGCAACCATCGTGAAACAAGCCTGAGCGAGTGGAATTTCCTGAGAAGAAAAGCTGTCGAGGCAGGCCATTGGAACGCGGTCGAATTCGATCGAAAAATTTTGTGCTGTATCGGCCTGTTTTCGACAGCTTCTTCCTTGTACACATCGCTACAATCGTTGGTACCACTGGGTAACGGAGGGATCAGCGATGTATGGCGAGGTGACTGTCGAAGTGTCTCGGCTACCCGAAGCTGCGGGGTGGGCCGTGGAACACGAGATGGAGTCGACGACGCTTTCGGAGGAAATTCGTCAGGCGCTGCGCGAGGTTCAGGCTCGTCGAATTGTGTGGGGCATGGCGGAGCCGCGTTTTGAGGACGCCGCTTGGTACGCGTTCGTGGCGGCCCGGGAGCGGCTCAACGCATTGTTGCTGGAGGCAAGAGAACGGGTTCAGATGCAAACGGAACCGGCCTGATTCATTGCGGTGAATTCGAAGGCGCCTGTTCGGGTGCTGATTCCGTGCGTTTTGCATTGGCAGACTGTGACCTTGCGAGTTCGAATCGACGATGCACCCGTTTGACGACGACGCGCCGGAGCGCAAACAGTCCCGCCCAAGACAAGAGAACGATACTTGCGCCTATCCCACCCATTGGATCACACGCCCCATCGTTTGGAAGTTGGTACACCCTATTCAACCAGAGGCTGCTTGTTGTAGGGTGTCGGCCCAGGGGCGGGCTGTTTTCTGGTTCGTCAAAATCATCTGTGAAAATTTCCGGGTGACCCTTGGTTGTCGATGTTCTACAATTGTCTAGTTTTGCGACAGAGCTGCGTTCGAAAACGTGGTGAAGATACAGCCGGGGCACGGTCCCCGGGCAGAGGTTGGGGCTGGGGAAGATGACACTCGCTTACTGCATTCGGTGCGGCAAACTGCTGCCAGCGGAATCGTTCGATTACATTTGCAAAACAGGCTTTCGCTATCAGGATGGTGTAAATCACCCCCTTGGATTTTGTTCGCCTCCTGACTGCCCGCACGCCCGCGACGTCCAGTCCTCTGCGGCGTGCACGACAGCGCATCCCTCTCCATCTGCCGAGGTCGGGAGCGAATCGCCTTGGCCTAATGCGTGTCATGTGGGCTGCGGATGAGGCGGCTGTACCAATCTGCCAGCGCAGCCCCTAATTTGTACCGGATAACCGCCTTGTTGAAAGGACCAAGGTAGATGACCACTTCGTCTTCTTCGGAGCCTTCCCATGTTCTCCACGAGCATGACAAGCGGACGTCGCTCTCCGCTTCTTGTCCGGCGGTCCCGGAAAGGGCAGCGACGTACTCGCGGTTTCCGAGCAGAAACGATAGTGAACAATGCCCATCGGCTGAGACGTGTGTATAGGAGAATCGGCCATCAAAGGTCGCGACCGTGTCGACGACTTCTTCGATGATTTCATTGAGCGCTTGCTGTGTTGTACTCCGGATGGAAGTCGGGCGTTCATCGTTCACTGGCTGGACACCTCCGCATCGCGTCTATTCTAACGCACTTAGACCCACATTGCTGAACATCGGCAGATACCATCGTAACATTTTGTGATGTTGTTTCGTCTCATGGTTGAAAGGAGTTTTGCCGGTCATGAAAAAATCCTTCGGAATCGCGCTGTGTGCCGTCCTGGCGTCCCTTACCCTGGCGGGATGCGGCGGTCAGGCGGGTGTCCAACAGGCTGTCTCATCCAAAATATCAAACGTGACGGACCAACAGTCAGCGAAATCCGGAGCGGTTTCCAGCAGGGGAGAAACCAAAAACGCGTCCGCCCCCGGGGATGCATCTGCGAACGGCGTCAGCAACCGAACGGCTGGGGGCGGGCGCACAGCGGGCGGGACAAACGATGCGACAGGCACCGGTTCCGCAACGACCGGCGGGGGAGACGCCGCGGACTCGGGCACGCCTGGCGTGCCTGTGACCGGGCCGTGGGACGGCGTGTGGTATGTTTCGGCGGCGACCGCCGACGCCGCGGGCGCCAGCGGGATCGACCAAACGACGGACGGCGGCAAAACGTGGACCGAACTGCAGCACACCGCAAGCCCGGTGCTGGGATTGACTGGGGCAGCATCGGCATCCGCGCGGGGACAAGCGGTGGTCATGGCGTGGACGGCGAGGGATGTGTGGATCTCGACCGACGGCGAACACTTTCGTTCGCTCCAGGTTGCGATTCCGAACGTCAGCGAACCCGACATTCAACAAGTGTCCCTGGGCGGGCAGACGGGGTGGCTGCTGGCGGGAGGAAAGGTCTACCAGTTGAATGCAGACAACGGACGTGCCGAGCCGGTTTCGTCCGGCCTGCCAGTGCAGGTCTTGTCGATTGCCGCTGAGGACGATGAGACCTGCTATGCGGTCGGCGCCAATGACGCCATCTACAAAACCACGGACGGCGGACAACAGTGGGTGCAGGTATTTTGGCCGCCGTTGAATGGGCAGATGTCCTGGCAGGCGCAGGTTCAGGTCAACGGCAGCCAGGTTGCGGTGCTCTACTATGGAGGGGACGCGGGAGTCAATCAGACGGCGTACATTTTGTGCGCGTCCCATGACAGCGGCGAAACGTGGCAGCCCGTGTTGGCAGAGTCCTCGTTCTCACCGGACTACGGCAACCCGGTGCCGCTCGTCCGTACCACGCTGGACCCGCAGCCCGGCGGATTTGCACTCCTCTCTGACGGCGATGTGGTCTGGGTTGGGCTGAGCAGTGGGAAGGTCGATGTGGATGTCGTTTCGCCCGCGGGCGGCGTGCGTAAGGCGAGCGTCGCGGCCCCGGCGCAAGCCGTGCCGGGAACGTCGGATGGCCTCTTCAGCGTCGCAGCCGCACCCAGTGGGAAACAGGTGCTCATCGTTGGCGGGCGCCAGGGTGCACAGGGGGGCTGCCTCCGCGCCACGGTGTGAGGCGGGGGCCGCTGAAGGCGTCGTCGCTGTTTTGTTTCGATCACGATTTCGCCCAGGCACTCCATAAATGTTTCGAAAATGGGTTTGCATGCAGTCGCGTCCACGCCGCATTGTAGTGTAAAATCAGGGGCGGAAGGTGATGGCATGTTCGCTGGACTGCGACAGATTTGGAGCTGGGTGTATCCAATCGTGATCGGCGTGGCGGTAGCACTGGTGATTCGACAATGGGTGATGACGATCAACCTGGTTCCGACGGGTTCCATGGAACCCAACATTCCGGCGCCGTGCCGCGTGTTTGTGAACAAGTTGGCGATTGAGTTTGGGCAGCCGTACCGGGGAGAAGTGGTCACGTTTCGCTGGCCCGACGACCCGTCCGAGATTTTTGTGAAACGCATCATCGGTATGCCTGGCGACACCGTGACGGTCACGAACAACGCAGTATACGTCAACGGCAAGCCGTACAATGTACCGGATGTGGTCCAGCCAAACAGGGTGGGGCTGGGAACGTATCACGTGCCGGCGGGGCATTATTTTATGATGGGAGACAACCGGCCGGTATCGGATGACAGCCGTCTGTGGACGAATAAGTACGTGGCGCGTTCGGCCATCATTGGAGAAGCTGTCGCCGTCGTATTCCCCTTCGATAAAATCAGGGCCATCCCCCAGTCGTAAGGTACAGGAGGCAGGCATGATTCAGGACAAGATGGGCATGCTGTTCCGCTCCTTTCCGGAGCTGCTGGAGCGGTACGTTTCACTGCGGGCACTGGATTGGGAACCCGAAGGGGCCTCGTGGGATTTTGATGCGCGCAATCATCGCGAAAGGGTCAGCTTGCGTGTGTGTCGTGACGGGGAAACGTGGGTGTTGCAGCAAATTTTTGACCACCAGCGGAACACCCATGAGGAACTGCAGTTTGTGGCGTTAGAACCGTTCGAGAAACAACCGTAGAAAACAACAACGTAGAAAACAGCCGCAGCCCGCTCACCTACAGGTGGGCGGCTTCATCATACGCCTCTGCATCCAGCGTGTCGGATGCTGCAGCCTCCTTGGATTCAACGTGCTGCTCATAAATCTCTCGAAGCCGGCGCTTGTCTCTTCGTTCCATCCATACACCGATGCCGATGAAGAGCGCAAAGACCGCAATGATGACGAGTGCCACGGAGGATCCTCCTCATGTCCGTCTGCAGATGAAGCTTCGTATTATCTTCTTGATATGCATCAATTTTCCTGCCTGTGTTTGTGATTTTTTTGCAGAGTAGGCATTCGTACAGGAACGGGGACATTGACCTACGTATCGTATGGGCAACGACAGATGCGGAGGTCGATGTGTATGGATTGGTCGAAGGAAACCGCGAAGGTGTACGTAGGGCAGTGGGTGCACTGTCATTCGGTGTATGGCATGCATCAAGGCATGGTGCACCGTGCCTTGCGCGATGGCATCATCCTCGTGCAGCACATCCAATTGGCGGACGGCGCACCCTGCGACGCAAACTCGTTTGAACCCGGCGTCTACGCGGCAGGAGACGATCGCGACATTCAACCCGCACAGTTTCTGGCCGCACCTGGCCTGTTCATCCCGTACCGGGGGCTGTTTGGCTTGTGGCCCGTGCCGTTTTTCCCCATCTGACCCGTCTCCTGTCCAGATTCGGGCGAATCGCCTGAGCCAAGCATCATTCGCGCTTTGGACGCGGCAACGTACGTTGTGGTATGCCTTCTGTGAAGGCATACCCTCATCGGAAGATACATTGGATGCCCCGGCCAGGGCATCCCCTTTTTTCTCGGCAGGTCCTGCCCTAAGACCTGCCATGCCTACTGGGACCGGTCTCGTCTGCTGGGACCTGCCCTGTCTACCCTGTGACCTGGGCCTCAAACTGGCTGTGGTAGAGCTCCGCATAGAATCCCTGCTTCGCCAGCAGTTCCTCGTGCGTGCCTTGTTCGACGACGCGGCCGTGATTCATCACCAGAATCAAATCCGCGCCCCGAATGGTGGACAAGCGGTGCGCAATCATGAAACTGGTTCGCCCTTGCATCAGTGCGTTCATGGCCAATTGAATTTGCACCTCCGTACGCGTGTCCACATTGCTGGTCGCTTCATCCAGAATCAGCAGAACCGGGTCGGACAAAATGGCCCGCGCAATGGTGAGCAGCTGCCGCTGCCCCTGCGAAATATTGGACGCTTCTTCGTTGAGCACCGTGTCATACCCGTCCGGCAAAGTGCGAATGAAGTGATCGGCACGTGCCGCCTTCGCGGCCGCCACAATCTCGGCGTCGGTGGCACCCGCACGTCCGTACGCGATGTTCTCCCGGATGGTGCCTTTGAACAGCCAGGTATCCTGCAGCACCATGCCAAACAGGCTGCGCAAGTGGCTGCGCCGCATGCGCGTGATGTCGACCCCGTCAATCGTGATGGTTCCGCTGCTCACCTCGTAAAACCGCATGAGCAGATTGACCAGCGTTGTCTTGCCGGCACCGGTCGGTCCCACAATCGCGATCGTCTGACCTGGCTTCACGTCCAGATTGAGGTCGTGAATAATGGGGACGTCGGGCTGGTACCCGAACGACACGTGGTGAAACTGCACATGGCCCTTGGCGTCCGTGAGCGCCGCCGCATCGGCCGGATCCGGAATTTCCTCCGGTTCGTCGAGGAGCTCGAAGACCCGTTCTGCGGACGCCATCGTCGATTGAATGATGTTGGCGATACTGGCGATTTGTGTGATGGGCTGCGAAAACTGCCTGGCATATTGAATAAACGCCTGCACATCGCCAATCTGAATCGATCGCTTCGTCACCAGGATGCCCCCGATGACACTGACTAGAACGAAGCCGAGGTTGCCGATGAAGTTCATCATCGGCATGATCGTCCCGGAAATGAACTGCGCCCGCCAGCCGGCGTTGTATAATTGCTCGTTGACCGCCTCAAAGGTCGCGATGGATTTCTCCTCATGGCCGAACGCCTTGACGATTTTGTGACCTGTGAACATTTCCTCGACATGCGCATTCAATTGACCGAGCGTCCGCTGCTGGTCAATGAAATATTTTTGCGATCGCGATGCGATGCCCCTCGTCACAATCATGCTGA
Above is a genomic segment from Alicyclobacillus cycloheptanicus containing:
- a CDS encoding peptidoglycan-binding protein, with the translated sequence MQKRTLATCSLAVAMVVLVGEPAIRPASVFAATETILQRGSTGAAVTQLQQDLNQLGFSCGTPDGVFGPQTLAAVKSFQKAYHLTVDGQVGPSTEAALTKALGSGSSSSTTSNPSTSRSGAGESWSTRELEVNGTVPAGYAKVPGFTYENTYWISIYDVQQFLKQLGVSAQWKVDTLYLTNVSGFDASKLPTNVQGDGYINVNGKNVMRIPRIAAVPPNGTVTTSFTEVYLMEKVLDALGFSNTYDGSKGYWNVDPASGSTPNGGSGSTPNGGSSTGPVYPGTILQYGSTGVAVEEIQTQLNKLGYNCGTPDGDFGTNTENAVKAFQADQNLTVDGQVGPQTWQALFGESSQTSSPGSFTNVDLRFPAPNDITASSLNQFLRYNAFGTLVGSPMYGLGESFILAQNTYGVDATYLVAHAIEESANGTSSIALADNNLFGYGAYDSDPGDDAGLFPSEDYAIRFQAWEVRNNYLNPGSSHYGGAPTLTGMNKQYATDQAWSSNISSLMGEVAASVGDTSAAYVAYQSSNNAPQPSSTAEPVYYLNGAQGKASSDPYYKGVPYYSTMSPGNMFFGSLQSGSEGGAVEQIQRFLNTRMNAGLTVDGDFGPQTKSAVEAFQKSIGVTANGVWSASMWETYIEPSDSTPTLPVGKTVTVDEIEQGMANGYVMPWYHVKGYGWVDSQYLPLTNAYRLEVSNRTSINTSIPVYNSAGAQIATLHDGDIVVVNSTQPVNGKVQILFAAQTPASTYYGSAAQGTLLTGYVSTSNATIVKQA
- a CDS encoding WD40/YVTN/BNR-like repeat-containing protein → MKKSFGIALCAVLASLTLAGCGGQAGVQQAVSSKISNVTDQQSAKSGAVSSRGETKNASAPGDASANGVSNRTAGGGRTAGGTNDATGTGSATTGGGDAADSGTPGVPVTGPWDGVWYVSAATADAAGASGIDQTTDGGKTWTELQHTASPVLGLTGAASASARGQAVVMAWTARDVWISTDGEHFRSLQVAIPNVSEPDIQQVSLGGQTGWLLAGGKVYQLNADNGRAEPVSSGLPVQVLSIAAEDDETCYAVGANDAIYKTTDGGQQWVQVFWPPLNGQMSWQAQVQVNGSQVAVLYYGGDAGVNQTAYILCASHDSGETWQPVLAESSFSPDYGNPVPLVRTTLDPQPGGFALLSDGDVVWVGLSSGKVDVDVVSPAGGVRKASVAAPAQAVPGTSDGLFSVAAAPSGKQVLIVGGRQGAQGGCLRATV
- the lepB gene encoding signal peptidase I — translated: MFAGLRQIWSWVYPIVIGVAVALVIRQWVMTINLVPTGSMEPNIPAPCRVFVNKLAIEFGQPYRGEVVTFRWPDDPSEIFVKRIIGMPGDTVTVTNNAVYVNGKPYNVPDVVQPNRVGLGTYHVPAGHYFMMGDNRPVSDDSRLWTNKYVARSAIIGEAVAVVFPFDKIRAIPQS
- a CDS encoding ABC transporter ATP-binding protein, which produces MNNDHQPQGAPGSQARPALPQGPGPGPGPGRPGGFGGRGPIMIGRPVEKAKNFRGTLFRFLKYFAPHKVRLTLVFLTAVCSTVFNILSPKIMGNATTDIFQGVMERLHGVPGGGVDFAKIWHIVGVLVGLYLLSSMFSYLQQYIMAGVAQRTVYALRKQVNEKLTRLPLEFYDQHPHGEVLSRFVNDFDNISNTLQQSLTQLITSIITFVGVVVMMLTISPLLTVVVALTLPLSMIVTRGIASRSQKYFIDQQRTLGQLNAHVEEMFTGHKIVKAFGHEEKSIATFEAVNEQLYNAGWRAQFISGTIMPMMNFIGNLGFVLVSVIGGILVTKRSIQIGDVQAFIQYARQFSQPITQIASIANIIQSTMASAERVFELLDEPEEIPDPADAAALTDAKGHVQFHHVSFGYQPDVPIIHDLNLDVKPGQTIAIVGPTGAGKTTLVNLLMRFYEVSSGTITIDGVDITRMRRSHLRSLFGMVLQDTWLFKGTIRENIAYGRAGATDAEIVAAAKAARADHFIRTLPDGYDTVLNEEASNISQGQRQLLTIARAILSDPVLLILDEATSNVDTRTEVQIQLAMNALMQGRTSFMIAHRLSTIRGADLILVMNHGRVVEQGTHEELLAKQGFYAELYHSQFEAQVTG